AGCGATGGTGACAAAGAATTAGTTGAACCAAGCGTAAAGAATCCAGCCTTTGTCCAAAGTAAACAACGAGGGCTGCAAGCGATGGGGGCAGAAAATTACTCCCAAGCTGTTCAACATTTTGAAGCAGCATTACAAGAAAAACGAAATTCTCCTGAAACTCTCATTTATTTGAATAATGCTCGCATTGGAGAAGAAAAAGCCTTTGAAGTTGCTGTTACTGTTCCCCTAGGTACTGATACACAGCTCTTTGCTTTAGAACTGTTGCGAGGTTATGCCCAAGCCCAACAAGAAATTAATCAAGCAGGAGGAGTCAATAGGACACCCATTAAACTAACCTTGGTTGATGAAGATGATGATCCTGAAATTGCCCAAAAAGTGGCAACAGAACTGGCACAACGAAACTATATCCTTGCTGTTACTG
Above is a window of Cyanobacteria bacterium GSL.Bin1 DNA encoding:
- a CDS encoding ABC transporter substrate-binding protein, translating into MASKKGPPPVVYVVLGIIVIVGGYQLLPTIIDIFQDDNQELTELFSDGDKELVEPSVKNPAFVQSKQRGLQAMGAENYSQAVQHFEAALQEKRNSPETLIYLNNARIGEEKAFEVAVTVPLGTDTQLFALELLRGYAQAQQEINQAGGVNRTPIKLTLVDEDDDPEIAQKVATELAQRNYILAVTGHWSSSTTLAVAPIYDNNELVLVNPVSTSTEISGISNYVFRTIPSNFIVGATMANYALQ